Sequence from the Pseudostreptobacillus hongkongensis genome:
CTAAATTATTTAAAGCTTTTACATCTGCTCCTTGTATATCTATGTTATTTGAACTAAGTGATATATTATTAAATAATAATCTTTGATCTCTTATACTTAACTTACTTGCATCTATTTTAATATTACTAGGTACTTGTTTTCTTTTTTCTATTTCTTCTTCTAATACTTTTAGTCTATCTTCTGTATTTTGAGGTATATATCTTCTTACATCTATTTTAAAATTTGCTGATTTGTAAAAGTTTGATAATTTTGTATATTCTGCTCTTTCTTCTATAGGAATATTTGCTATTTTATTATCTTTTTCTATTATTGTTTTTGTTGATGTTAATATATTTTCTTCTCTTACTGTTCTTTTATCTTCATCTTTAAAATTAACTATATCTGATTTTATTTGTATATCTTTTCCACTTAATATACTAGGTAAGGCTTTAATATATTCTTCTCTTCCATCATTTAATGTTCTTTGATATGAGGCACTGTGTTCTATATTACAAAAAGCAAGCCCTAATCCCCAACATGTTCTATCTCCAGAATAAGTTAAAGTTTCTTTTCCATCTTGTAATAGAACACTTTCATTAATTATACTACTTGTATTATTAAATTCTTTTGAGTTAATGTGTGTAGTATTATCTCCTAATATCTTTCCATCTTTATTATTTACTACACCTTTACTATTTATTTCTATTTCTTTTCCACTTATTACTGAATAATTTGTTTCTTGATTATTTTGTTCTATTACTGCTTTTAGTGTCTTATTTCCTTCTCTATCTTCTGTTAGAGTATACGATCCACTATAGTCTTCATTTAGACTCATTTTATCTTTATGTTTTTCCTTATACTCATCTATATACTTATTAAATAGGTATGAATATTTATCAAGACTTGAAAATATTCCATTTGTTGTTCCTGTTACTTCTACTTTAGGGGGAACTGGGTTTTTATCTTTATCATTATTATTATTTTCTTCTTGTTTTTCTTCTACCTTTAATATTTCTTTTACTCCATAGAATTGACTTAAGGCTTTTTCTTTAGCTATAGTTGTTTCATTTCCTCTAAACCATCTAAAATCTTTATACTTATCTGATATATTTAACTTCCAATTATCTATATTACTTTCATCAAATATATCTCCATTTGCACTTATCCATTTCTTTATATATGTTCCATAACTTTTTACATTTCCTAAATTATCTAAGTTATTTGACTCTATATTTAATTTATTTGTTGCATATATTATTGAACCATTTCTATTTAATATATCTTCTTTTGCTTTTAATGATATATTATCACTTACTAATAACTTGTTATTATCATTTAATATATTCCTGGCTTCTATGCTTAGGTTATTATTGGCTATTATATTTCCCTCATTATTAAAATCTTCTTCTTGTGATATTTTTGTAGTATTTGATATTATTGCATCTGTTTTTATTTGTGATTTTGATTCTATTTCTACACTATCTGCTACTATACTTTTTACACCTATTCCTGATTTTGTTGCTATTATCCTTACACTATCTCCATGTATACTTCCAAGTATTTCTGCGCTAATAGGTATACCTAGTTCTCCACTTTGTGTTTTTACTATTTCTACTTCATTTCCATCTATATTTACTATATTACTTCCTGTTACTAAGTTAATATTATTTCCTATTAAGTCTTTTTCTATTCTTGATACACCACTTAATATATTCAATGTATTTACATTATTTGTATTTAATTCTGTTAATGTTAATATTTCTTTATTATTATTTATATTAATATTTGATAAACTTCCATCTTCTTTTACTCTTACATCTCCTGTTGTTAATGTCATATTATGTATATTAAAAAAATTAGCACCATCCCTAAATTAAAATAGTAAGTGTCACAAAATTAATTTAAATTAGATTTAAAGCACTATCATAAATGTTTTGAGAAGTTGAAGAATTAAAAATTTTTATTTTAATTTTTTGTAAAATCCAAATACATAAAATCATATTTTATTTTTTCAAAATATGATATCATAAACAAAAAAGAAACTACACCTTATAAAATAAGATGTAATTTCTTAAATTTTATATCCAATTCTTGTATAAATCTTCTTATAAAATAATATTTTACTATTACTATATTTTGAAATTATAATCTATTTTTTAAATTCTGAAATTACTTTTAATAATTCTTGTATTAAAGCTTTATTCTCAATATTTTCTTTTTCTAATTTTTCCATTCTAATTTCCATATCAGTTTTATTTATTTCTTTTATTCCAAATTGATATCCAATACCTACAGATAATCCAAATTTACCTCTAGTATTTAAAGACCCATTTGCTTTATATATGAAATTACCCTTTTCATTTATTCCACTAATTCCAACCGCTATTGCCTTTTCACCACCATAAAACGCAACTCCAGAACCAACATTAAATCTATAACCTGTCAAACTATTTATTTGTGGAATAGATGCAGTAGCTAATGCATTTGCAACACCTGATAACGCTGTATTTACATTTGAAGAAACTTTATCAAGTTGTGACTTATTA
This genomic interval carries:
- a CDS encoding YadA-like family protein — its product is PKGDQGAQGPQGNNVVSESLFEVVNNEITVKSGPKVITGVADGVNPYDAVNKSQLDKVSSNVNTALSGVANALATASIPQINSLTGYRFNVGSGVAFYGGEKAIAVGISGINEKGNFIYKANGSLNTRGKFGLSVGIGYQFGIKEINKTDMEIRMEKLEKENIENKALIQELLKVISEFKK